A genomic segment from Blastococcus sp. PRF04-17 encodes:
- a CDS encoding YraN family protein, translating into MPTTAELGSHGEDLAVTYLTDEGLTVLDRNWRCREGELDVVARDRTTLVFCEVKTRRGTGYGDPVEAVTYAKQRRLRVLAQRWLAAHDEHAPEVRFDVIGIVLRADGLAKVTHLPGAFS; encoded by the coding sequence GTGCCCACCACAGCTGAGCTCGGCTCCCACGGCGAGGACCTCGCCGTCACCTACCTGACCGACGAGGGCCTGACCGTCCTCGACCGCAACTGGCGGTGTCGCGAGGGCGAGCTGGACGTCGTCGCCCGAGACCGCACCACGCTGGTGTTCTGCGAGGTGAAGACCCGGCGTGGCACCGGCTACGGGGACCCGGTCGAGGCGGTGACCTACGCCAAGCAGCGCCGGCTCCGGGTCCTCGCGCAGCGATGGCTCGCGGCGCACGACGAGCACGCGCCCGAGGTGCGCTTCGACGTGATCGGCATCGTGCTGCGAGCCGACGGGCTGGCGAAGGTGACCCACCTCCCCGGGGCCTTCTCGTGA
- the dprA gene encoding DNA-processing protein DprA: MTLDEDLEDAAVAGPGHPGLRRARAWLSRACEPGTIDFWRYVDGLGPVEAVRRLRAGRAPERLRALVGARAGTDHSLEDLRRAERCGARLVVPEDDEWPAFPLHALTLATAEEPDDHRHQSQRTSALVPPVALWVRGGPRLDELVDRSVAIVGSRASSAYGEHVAAELGHQLGERGWTVVSGGAYGIDAAAHRGALAAEAPTVAVLACGVDRPYPAGNGALLNRVADAGLLVSEWPPGAAPHQHRFLVRNRLIAGLTRGTVIVEAAARSGATATAKRAAKLGRRVMVVPGPVTSAMSVGCHELLREESADGQSVARLVASAAHVLEEVGAVGADLAEPSPRPTGPRDGLSDLAVRVLDACPVRIGVGPERLAAVAGCEVLEVLRVLPALELAELVQWTGSGWRLAPPPKGGGGRGAAA; the protein is encoded by the coding sequence ATGACGCTCGACGAGGACCTCGAGGACGCCGCTGTCGCGGGGCCGGGTCATCCCGGCCTGCGGCGGGCGCGTGCGTGGCTGAGCCGGGCGTGCGAGCCGGGCACGATCGACTTCTGGCGGTACGTCGACGGGCTGGGCCCGGTCGAGGCCGTCCGCCGGCTGCGCGCCGGTCGTGCTCCCGAGCGGTTGCGAGCGCTCGTGGGTGCGCGGGCCGGCACGGACCACAGCCTCGAGGATCTGCGACGTGCCGAGCGCTGCGGCGCCCGGCTGGTGGTGCCCGAGGACGACGAGTGGCCCGCCTTCCCGCTGCACGCGCTGACCCTCGCCACCGCGGAGGAACCCGACGACCACCGCCATCAGTCGCAACGCACGTCGGCGCTGGTGCCGCCCGTGGCGCTGTGGGTGCGGGGCGGACCGCGTCTGGACGAGCTGGTCGACCGGTCGGTGGCGATAGTCGGCTCTCGGGCGTCGAGCGCCTACGGCGAGCACGTCGCCGCGGAGCTCGGCCACCAGCTGGGGGAGCGGGGCTGGACCGTGGTGTCGGGAGGGGCGTACGGCATCGACGCGGCCGCGCACCGCGGCGCCCTGGCGGCGGAGGCGCCGACCGTCGCCGTCCTGGCGTGTGGCGTTGACCGTCCCTATCCCGCCGGCAACGGAGCACTGCTCAACCGCGTCGCCGACGCCGGCCTGCTGGTCAGCGAGTGGCCGCCCGGGGCCGCCCCGCACCAGCACCGGTTCCTGGTGCGCAACCGGCTGATCGCCGGACTCACCCGCGGCACCGTGATCGTCGAGGCGGCGGCCCGCTCGGGCGCGACGGCGACGGCCAAGCGGGCGGCGAAGCTGGGCAGACGGGTCATGGTCGTCCCGGGCCCGGTGACGTCCGCGATGTCGGTGGGCTGCCACGAGCTGTTGCGTGAGGAGTCGGCGGACGGGCAGTCGGTCGCGCGGCTGGTCGCGTCGGCGGCGCACGTGCTCGAAGAGGTCGGCGCCGTGGGCGCGGATCTGGCCGAGCCCTCGCCCCGGCCCACCGGGCCCCGTGACGGACTCAGCGACCTCGCCGTCCGCGTCCTCGACGCCTGCCCCGTGCGCATCGGCGTCGGTCCCGAGCGGCTCGCCGCGGTAGCGGGGTGCGAGGTGCTCGAGGTGCTCCGCGTGCTTCCCGCGCTCGAGCTGGCCGAGCTCGTGCAGTGGACCGGCTCCGGCTGGCGGTTGGCGCCACCGCCGAAGGGAGGGGGCGGACGCGGCGCGGCGGCTTGA
- a CDS encoding tyrosine recombinase XerC: MTAGTPEVRAVLPPALAEALDGYEAHLRTQRDLSPHTVRGYVTDAVGLLDHLARRGGTQVHELDLGALRSWLAQGRTRGHSRATTARHAASARSFTAWLRRAGLTPDDVGLRLVSPKARRTLPDVLAPDQAKAVVESAAGAEEPVGLRDGVVLELLYASGIRVSELVGLDVDDVDRSRRLLRVLGKGRKERSVPYGVPAEQALDAWLTRGRPALATPDSGPALLLGARGRRLDPREVRRTVHAAVARTPGAPDLGPHGLRHSAATHVLEGGADLRSVQELLGHASLATTQIYTHVTVERLRAVHAQAHPRA; encoded by the coding sequence GTGACCGCCGGGACTCCAGAGGTGCGCGCCGTGCTGCCGCCTGCCCTGGCGGAGGCGCTGGACGGGTACGAGGCCCACCTGCGCACCCAGCGCGACCTGTCCCCGCACACCGTCCGTGGCTACGTCACGGACGCCGTCGGTCTGCTCGACCACCTCGCCCGCCGCGGCGGCACCCAGGTGCACGAGCTCGACCTCGGCGCGCTGCGCAGCTGGCTCGCGCAGGGACGCACGCGCGGGCACAGCCGGGCGACCACCGCCCGGCACGCGGCGAGCGCGCGCTCGTTCACCGCCTGGCTGCGCCGGGCCGGGCTCACGCCCGACGACGTCGGCCTGCGGCTGGTCAGCCCCAAGGCGCGGCGCACGCTGCCCGACGTCCTCGCCCCCGACCAGGCGAAGGCGGTGGTGGAGTCGGCGGCCGGCGCAGAGGAGCCGGTGGGGCTGCGCGACGGCGTCGTCCTCGAGCTGCTCTATGCCAGCGGCATCCGGGTCAGCGAGCTCGTCGGCCTCGACGTCGACGACGTCGACCGGAGCCGGCGCCTGCTGCGCGTGCTCGGGAAGGGTCGCAAGGAGCGCAGCGTCCCCTACGGCGTCCCCGCGGAGCAGGCGCTCGATGCCTGGCTGACACGTGGCCGGCCGGCCCTCGCCACGCCCGATTCCGGGCCGGCGTTGCTGCTGGGGGCCCGCGGCCGCCGGCTCGACCCCCGCGAGGTGCGGCGCACCGTGCACGCCGCGGTGGCCCGCACGCCCGGCGCGCCGGACCTCGGCCCGCACGGCCTGCGCCACTCCGCGGCCACCCACGTCCTGGAGGGCGGCGCGGACCTGCGCTCCGTCCAGGAGCTGCTCGGCCACGCTAGCCTCGCGACGACCCAGATCTACACGCACGTGACGGTCGAGCGGCTCCGTGCGGTCCATGCGCAAGCCCACCCCCGGGCCTGA
- the pyrH gene encoding UMP kinase: MTDTTPPLSAPTAFQPADGNGYHRVLLKLSGETFGGGTVGVDAAIVRSIAEQLAEVVAKGTQVAVVMGGGNFFRGAELSQAGMDRTKADYMGMLGTVMNCLALQDFCEKAGLETRVQSAITMGQVAEPYIPRKAIRHLEKGRLVIFGAGAGMPYFSTDTVAAQRALEIECQVLLMGKNGVDGVYDDDPRTNPDAVMYDDLDYGTVLAKQLKVADATAISLCMDNQMPIVVFNLLRDGNIARATAGERIGTLISQPS; encoded by the coding sequence TTGACCGACACCACCCCACCGCTGTCCGCGCCCACCGCCTTCCAGCCGGCCGACGGCAACGGCTACCACCGGGTGCTGCTCAAGCTCTCCGGCGAGACCTTCGGCGGGGGCACGGTGGGCGTCGACGCCGCCATCGTCCGCAGCATCGCCGAGCAGCTGGCCGAGGTGGTGGCCAAGGGCACGCAGGTCGCGGTGGTGATGGGTGGCGGCAACTTCTTCCGCGGGGCGGAGCTGTCGCAGGCCGGCATGGACCGCACCAAGGCCGACTACATGGGCATGCTCGGCACGGTCATGAACTGCCTGGCCCTGCAGGACTTCTGCGAGAAGGCCGGGCTGGAGACCCGCGTGCAGTCGGCCATCACCATGGGCCAGGTCGCCGAGCCCTACATCCCGCGCAAGGCCATCCGGCACCTGGAGAAGGGCCGGCTGGTCATCTTCGGCGCCGGCGCCGGCATGCCTTACTTCTCGACCGACACCGTGGCCGCCCAGCGTGCGCTGGAGATCGAGTGCCAGGTGCTGCTGATGGGCAAGAACGGCGTCGACGGGGTCTACGACGACGACCCCCGGACCAACCCGGACGCCGTCATGTACGACGACCTGGACTACGGGACCGTGCTGGCCAAGCAGCTCAAGGTCGCCGACGCGACGGCGATCAGCCTGTGCATGGACAACCAGATGCCGATCGTCGTGTTCAACCTGTTGCGCGACGGCAACATCGCGCGGGCGACCGCAGGTGAGAGGATCGGCACGCTGATCAGCCAGCCGTCCTGA
- a CDS encoding DUF2469 domain-containing protein: MSTEDLEKYETEMELQLYREYRDIVRQFTYVVETERRFYLANSVDLQVREAGGEVYFELKLSDAWVWDMYRPARFVRNVRVLTFKDVNVEELDKPDLELPDNPRIS; encoded by the coding sequence ATGAGCACCGAGGACCTCGAGAAGTACGAGACCGAGATGGAGCTGCAGCTCTATCGCGAGTACCGCGACATCGTCCGGCAGTTCACCTACGTGGTGGAGACCGAGCGCCGCTTCTACCTCGCCAACTCCGTCGACCTGCAGGTGCGCGAGGCCGGGGGCGAGGTGTACTTCGAGCTGAAGCTCTCCGACGCGTGGGTCTGGGACATGTACCGGCCGGCGCGGTTCGTGCGCAACGTGCGCGTGCTGACGTTCAAGGACGTCAACGTCGAGGAGCTGGACAAGCCCGACCTCGAGCTGCCGGACAACCCCCGCATCTCCTGA
- a CDS encoding M23 family metallopeptidase: MLAAGDGVVVFAGMVAGRPVVSIDHPTGLRTTYEPVDPSVGAGQRVSRGAVIGTLRGGHAGCPAAACLHWGLRRGDRYLDPLDLLDSLRVRLLPWNREDENLVSGA, translated from the coding sequence GTGCTGGCCGCGGGCGACGGCGTGGTGGTCTTCGCCGGCATGGTCGCGGGCCGACCCGTGGTGAGCATCGACCACCCGACCGGCCTGCGGACGACGTACGAGCCGGTCGACCCCTCGGTCGGTGCCGGCCAGCGGGTGTCGCGGGGCGCCGTCATCGGCACCCTCCGGGGCGGCCATGCGGGCTGTCCGGCGGCGGCCTGCCTGCACTGGGGGCTGCGCCGCGGCGACAGGTACCTGGACCCGCTGGACCTGCTGGACTCCCTCCGCGTGCGCCTGCTGCCGTGGAACCGAGAGGACGAGAATCTTGTGTCGGGTGCTTGA
- the whiG gene encoding RNA polymerase sigma factor WhiG, which translates to MPEATIHRLDEYDESQEDADALLAELWNDYVANRDPGLRDRLILHYAPLVKYVAGRVGSGLPAHVEQADLISYGTFGLIDAITRFEPTREVKFESYAMARIRGAIIDELRNTDWIPRSVRMKARQFERAVAELEGRLQRTPTDEEVAAEMDMDVEEVRKFLGQLSLVNVVALDELLTDDEGGGAPRLGDTLQDSSALDPQAMAEHGEARQLLARAVEQLPEREKVVVSLYYFEGLTLADIGRVLGVTESRICQLHTKAVLHLRTKLADIA; encoded by the coding sequence GTGCCTGAGGCCACCATCCACCGGCTGGACGAGTACGACGAGTCGCAGGAGGACGCCGACGCGCTGCTCGCGGAGCTGTGGAACGACTACGTCGCCAACCGGGACCCGGGTCTGCGTGACCGGCTGATCCTGCACTACGCGCCGCTGGTGAAGTATGTCGCCGGTCGGGTCGGCAGCGGCCTGCCCGCGCACGTCGAGCAGGCCGACCTCATCTCCTACGGCACGTTCGGGCTCATCGACGCCATCACCCGCTTCGAACCGACCCGCGAGGTCAAGTTCGAGAGCTACGCGATGGCCCGCATCCGGGGCGCGATCATCGACGAGCTCCGCAACACCGACTGGATCCCGCGCTCGGTGCGCATGAAGGCCCGGCAGTTCGAGCGCGCGGTCGCCGAGCTCGAGGGCCGGCTGCAGCGCACGCCGACCGACGAAGAGGTCGCGGCCGAGATGGACATGGACGTCGAGGAGGTCCGCAAGTTCCTCGGCCAGCTGTCCCTGGTCAACGTCGTCGCTCTCGACGAGCTGCTCACCGACGACGAGGGCGGCGGCGCCCCGCGCCTCGGCGACACCCTCCAGGACTCCAGCGCCCTCGACCCGCAGGCCATGGCCGAGCACGGTGAGGCCCGCCAGCTCCTGGCCCGCGCCGTCGAGCAGCTGCCCGAGCGCGAGAAGGTCGTCGTCAGCCTCTACTACTTCGAGGGCCTCACCCTGGCCGACATCGGCCGCGTCCTCGGCGTCACCGAGAGCCGCATCTGCCAGCTGCACACCAAGGCCGTCCTGCACCTGCGCACCAAGCTGGCCGACATCGCCTGA
- the rpsB gene encoding 30S ribosomal protein S2, with product MAVVSMKQLLDSGVHFGHQTRRWNPKMKRFIFTERNGIYIIDLQQTLGYIDNAYEFVKQTVAHGGSILFVGTKRQAQEVVAEQATRVGMPYVNQRWLGGMLTNFSTVHKRLQRLKELEDLEQTGALVSLSKKEQLVLSREKAKLERSLGGIRDMQKVPSAIWIVDTKKEHIAVGEARKLNIPVVAILDTNCDPDEVDYKIPGNDDAIRSITVLTRVIADAVAEGLMARSAAQADAGRGEAAEPVIGGDEPLADWERELLTGGAEGASTEATPLPETPAEAPTVTAEEVAPTAGVPATGDTSTGTQGAQNG from the coding sequence ATGGCAGTCGTCAGCATGAAGCAGCTGCTCGACAGCGGCGTCCACTTCGGGCACCAGACCCGTCGCTGGAACCCGAAGATGAAGCGGTTCATCTTCACCGAGCGCAACGGCATCTACATCATCGACCTGCAGCAGACGCTCGGGTACATCGACAACGCCTACGAGTTCGTCAAGCAGACGGTCGCCCACGGTGGCTCGATCCTGTTCGTCGGCACCAAGCGTCAGGCGCAGGAAGTCGTCGCCGAGCAGGCCACGCGGGTCGGCATGCCCTACGTCAACCAGCGCTGGCTCGGCGGCATGCTCACCAACTTCTCCACGGTGCACAAGCGGCTGCAGCGCCTCAAGGAGCTCGAGGACCTCGAGCAGACCGGCGCGCTGGTCAGCCTGTCGAAGAAGGAGCAGCTGGTCCTCAGCCGCGAGAAGGCCAAGCTCGAGCGCAGCCTCGGCGGTATCCGCGACATGCAGAAGGTGCCCAGCGCCATCTGGATCGTGGACACCAAGAAGGAGCACATCGCCGTCGGCGAGGCCCGCAAGCTCAACATCCCGGTCGTCGCGATCCTCGACACCAACTGCGACCCCGACGAGGTCGACTACAAGATCCCGGGCAACGACGACGCGATCCGCAGCATCACCGTGCTGACCCGCGTGATCGCCGACGCCGTCGCCGAGGGCCTCATGGCCCGCTCGGCCGCGCAGGCCGACGCCGGCCGGGGCGAGGCCGCGGAGCCGGTCATCGGCGGCGACGAGCCGCTGGCCGACTGGGAGCGCGAGCTGCTGACCGGAGGTGCCGAGGGCGCGTCCACCGAGGCCACCCCGCTGCCCGAGACCCCGGCCGAGGCGCCGACGGTCACCGCCGAGGAGGTCGCCCCGACCGCCGGGGTCCCCGCGACCGGCGACACCTCCACCGGCACCCAGGGCGCGCAGAACGGCTGA
- a CDS encoding ribonuclease HII, giving the protein MAVRTTHPASSPAVRARRTIVDRPDRTDRPEALWDMELKLRRRGFSAVAGADEAGRGACAGPLVAAACVLPPGRRGRVPGLADSKLLTAAARERVYEEVVDRAVAWSVVVMPVADLDARGMHVTNIEALRRAVWNLDPAPDYVLTDGFPVAGLARPGLAVWKGDRVAACVAAASVLAKVTRDRIMVELHEKWPEYDFAGHKGYITDVHAAALERHGPCPEHRMRFVNVRSARDAHAAKGAEVTAALGMVDDGRMSDVLVPELEERRWSPQASSSPAEQRR; this is encoded by the coding sequence ATGGCAGTGCGAACCACTCACCCGGCCTCCAGCCCGGCCGTGCGCGCCCGGCGGACGATCGTCGACCGCCCCGACCGCACAGACCGCCCGGAGGCGCTCTGGGACATGGAGCTCAAGCTGCGTCGCCGGGGTTTCTCGGCCGTCGCGGGCGCCGACGAGGCCGGTCGGGGTGCCTGCGCCGGACCGCTCGTCGCCGCCGCCTGCGTCCTGCCGCCGGGACGGCGGGGACGTGTGCCCGGGCTGGCGGACTCCAAGCTGCTGACCGCCGCAGCCCGGGAGCGGGTGTACGAGGAGGTCGTCGACCGCGCCGTCGCCTGGTCCGTGGTGGTCATGCCGGTGGCGGATCTCGACGCCCGAGGCATGCACGTGACCAACATCGAGGCGCTGCGCCGCGCGGTGTGGAACCTCGACCCAGCTCCTGACTACGTGCTCACCGACGGCTTCCCGGTGGCCGGGCTCGCCCGGCCGGGGCTGGCGGTCTGGAAGGGCGACCGAGTGGCGGCCTGCGTCGCGGCGGCGTCGGTGCTGGCCAAGGTGACGCGGGACCGCATCATGGTCGAGCTGCACGAGAAGTGGCCGGAGTACGACTTCGCCGGACACAAGGGCTACATCACCGACGTCCACGCCGCCGCCCTGGAGCGGCACGGGCCGTGCCCGGAGCACCGGATGCGCTTCGTCAACGTGCGCAGCGCCCGCGATGCGCACGCGGCCAAGGGAGCCGAGGTCACGGCGGCGCTCGGGATGGTCGATGATGGGCGCATGTCCGATGTGCTGGTCCCTGAGCTGGAAGAGCGACGGTGGTCGCCGCAGGCGTCCAGTTCCCCTGCGGAGCAGCGTCGATGA
- a CDS encoding calcium-binding protein, with product MRATKVLLGLSVLVVPVLSAVPAAAAPPVLPQDCAVPPFIDLTQFNVVIGTDRSDVLTGTSGPDFFCGRLGNDVIYARAGNDLVLADTTTFFGNVNAAGGNDIVHAGPGDDEVLPGPGNDIVYGEAGDDFLALAVGDDRGFGGPGEDGIQGGFGRDVIDAGPGNDFAAGGFGADVVQGGPGDDALFGEIPPDSPPPPPGVPLPGPARDICEGGPGFDLGLDCDVSTSIEA from the coding sequence ATGCGTGCGACGAAGGTCTTGCTCGGCCTGTCGGTCCTGGTCGTTCCGGTGCTGTCCGCCGTACCGGCGGCCGCGGCACCGCCGGTCCTGCCGCAGGACTGCGCCGTTCCGCCGTTCATCGATCTGACCCAGTTCAACGTCGTCATCGGTACCGATCGTTCCGATGTGCTGACCGGAACGAGTGGACCGGACTTCTTCTGCGGCCGGCTGGGCAACGACGTGATCTACGCGAGGGCCGGCAACGACCTCGTCCTCGCCGACACGACGACCTTCTTCGGCAACGTCAACGCCGCGGGTGGCAACGACATCGTCCACGCAGGTCCGGGGGATGACGAGGTGCTTCCTGGCCCCGGCAACGACATCGTGTACGGGGAGGCCGGCGATGACTTCCTGGCGCTCGCCGTGGGTGACGACCGTGGATTCGGTGGACCGGGCGAGGACGGCATCCAGGGTGGCTTCGGGCGGGACGTGATCGACGCCGGTCCGGGGAACGACTTCGCCGCGGGTGGCTTCGGTGCCGACGTGGTGCAGGGCGGGCCGGGTGACGACGCGCTGTTCGGTGAGATTCCCCCCGACTCGCCGCCGCCGCCGCCCGGTGTGCCGCTGCCGGGGCCGGCTCGGGACATCTGCGAGGGTGGGCCGGGGTTCGACCTCGGGCTGGACTGCGACGTGAGCACGTCGATCGAGGCGTGA
- a CDS encoding YifB family Mg chelatase-like AAA ATPase encodes MTLGRTWSVGLVGVRGAMVEVEVDISNGLPGVTLVGLPDAVVRQSVDRVRSAVVNAGAEFPNRRITIGLSPASMPKQGSGFDLALAAAVLAAADTVPGSSVDRLVLLGELGLDGSVRSIRGVLPAALAAARAGHRQVVVPRVNADEAALVDGIEVLPAATVREVIEHLTGRARLPVHTRGAVPPQPPGPDLRDVVGQASGRRAVEVAAAGGHHLFLSGPPGAGKTMLAERLPGLLPSLDREAALEVTAIHSIAGTLPGGAPLVSRPPFEAPHHSASMAALIGGGSGQIRPGALCRAHRGVLFLDEAPEFPRAVLDTLRQPLERGSVTISRAAGTVAFPCRAQLVLAANPCPCASAAGDTACTCSPLERRRYRSRLSGPLLDRIDLRIDLPPVPRAEWLHGLAEPESTEDVARRVQIARAAAQERFAGTGLAVNSQVPGRLLRERWPVPRASLRLAERALERGALSARGFDRVLRVAWTLADLAGRTSPGADEVAEALGMRLQRVAA; translated from the coding sequence GTGACGCTCGGCCGCACCTGGTCGGTCGGCCTCGTCGGCGTGCGCGGCGCGATGGTCGAGGTGGAGGTGGACATCTCCAACGGGCTGCCCGGGGTGACCCTGGTCGGCCTGCCCGACGCGGTCGTGCGCCAGTCGGTGGACCGGGTCCGCTCGGCCGTCGTCAATGCCGGCGCGGAGTTCCCCAACCGGCGGATCACGATCGGTCTGTCCCCGGCGTCGATGCCCAAGCAGGGGAGCGGCTTCGACCTCGCGCTGGCCGCGGCGGTGCTGGCGGCGGCGGACACGGTTCCGGGATCCTCGGTGGACCGGCTCGTGCTGCTCGGGGAACTCGGTCTGGACGGGTCGGTGCGCAGCATCCGAGGGGTGCTGCCGGCGGCGCTGGCGGCCGCGCGCGCCGGCCATCGGCAGGTCGTCGTGCCCCGGGTGAACGCCGACGAGGCGGCACTGGTCGACGGGATCGAGGTCCTCCCCGCCGCGACCGTGCGGGAGGTGATCGAGCACCTCACCGGTCGTGCCCGTCTTCCGGTGCATACGCGTGGGGCGGTGCCGCCGCAGCCCCCAGGGCCCGACCTCCGTGACGTCGTCGGCCAGGCCTCGGGACGGCGGGCGGTCGAGGTGGCCGCGGCCGGTGGTCACCACCTCTTCCTGAGCGGCCCGCCAGGGGCCGGCAAGACGATGCTCGCCGAGCGCCTGCCCGGTCTGCTTCCGTCCCTGGACCGGGAGGCGGCGCTGGAGGTCACCGCCATCCACTCGATCGCCGGCACCCTCCCCGGCGGCGCGCCGCTGGTGAGCCGGCCTCCGTTCGAGGCGCCGCACCACTCGGCGTCGATGGCGGCGCTGATCGGTGGCGGCTCCGGCCAGATCCGGCCGGGAGCGCTGTGCCGCGCCCACCGCGGGGTCCTCTTCCTGGACGAGGCGCCCGAGTTCCCCCGCGCGGTGCTCGACACGCTGCGCCAGCCGCTCGAGCGGGGGTCGGTGACGATCTCGCGGGCCGCCGGGACGGTCGCGTTCCCCTGCCGGGCGCAGCTGGTGCTGGCCGCGAACCCGTGCCCGTGCGCCTCCGCCGCGGGGGACACCGCGTGCACCTGCAGCCCGCTCGAGCGGCGCCGCTACCGGTCACGGCTCTCGGGTCCGCTGCTCGACCGCATCGACCTGCGTATCGACCTGCCGCCGGTGCCTCGGGCGGAGTGGCTGCACGGTCTGGCCGAACCCGAGTCGACGGAGGACGTGGCGCGCCGCGTCCAGATCGCGCGCGCGGCGGCGCAGGAGCGGTTCGCGGGCACCGGGCTGGCGGTCAACAGCCAGGTGCCCGGTCGGTTGCTCCGCGAGCGCTGGCCGGTGCCGCGGGCGTCGCTGCGGCTGGCGGAGCGGGCGCTGGAACGCGGCGCCCTGTCGGCGCGCGGCTTCGACCGCGTGCTGCGGGTCGCCTGGACGCTGGCCGATCTCGCCGGACGGACCTCCCCGGGCGCCGACGAGGTCGCCGAAGCGTTGGGCATGCGCCTGCAGCGGGTGGCGGCATGA
- the tsf gene encoding translation elongation factor Ts: MADFTAADVKRLRDATGAGMMDCKKALTEADGDYDKAVELLRVKGAKDVGKRLERSTTNGIVVSKDGALLELDCETDFVAKNADFVKLADRLLDIALQSKPADAEALLATEVDGQTVAALVEAESARIGEKLVLSRFAAFDGQTATYLHKRATDLPPAIGVAVQYSGGSEEAARSLAMHIAAARPRFLTREEVPAEVVETERRVAEQTAKEEGKPEQAITKIVEGRVNAYFKDFVLLEQPSITEPKRTVKQIVDEAGLTVERFARFEVGQA; the protein is encoded by the coding sequence ATGGCTGACTTCACCGCGGCCGACGTCAAGCGTCTTCGCGACGCCACCGGCGCCGGCATGATGGACTGCAAGAAGGCGCTCACCGAGGCCGACGGCGACTACGACAAGGCCGTCGAGCTGCTCCGGGTCAAGGGCGCCAAGGACGTGGGCAAGCGCCTCGAGCGCTCCACGACCAACGGCATCGTCGTCTCCAAGGACGGCGCGCTGCTCGAGCTGGACTGCGAGACCGACTTCGTCGCCAAGAACGCCGACTTCGTCAAGCTCGCCGACCGTCTCCTCGACATCGCGCTGCAGAGCAAGCCGGCCGACGCCGAGGCCCTCCTGGCCACCGAGGTCGACGGCCAGACCGTCGCCGCGCTGGTCGAGGCCGAGTCCGCCCGCATCGGCGAGAAGCTGGTGCTCTCCCGCTTCGCCGCCTTCGACGGGCAGACGGCCACCTACCTGCACAAGCGGGCCACCGACCTGCCCCCGGCCATCGGCGTCGCGGTGCAGTACAGCGGCGGCAGCGAGGAGGCGGCCCGCAGCCTGGCGATGCACATCGCTGCCGCGCGGCCGAGGTTCCTCACCCGCGAGGAGGTGCCGGCCGAGGTCGTCGAGACCGAGCGCCGTGTCGCCGAGCAGACCGCGAAGGAGGAGGGGAAGCCCGAGCAGGCGATCACCAAGATCGTCGAGGGTCGGGTCAACGCCTACTTCAAGGACTTCGTCCTGCTCGAGCAGCCGTCGATCACCGAGCCCAAGCGCACCGTCAAGCAGATCGTCGACGAGGCCGGTCTGACCGTGGAGCGGTTCGCCCGCTTCGAGGTCGGCCAGGCCTGA
- a CDS encoding GntR family transcriptional regulator, with amino-acid sequence MTARPSVRVVTTDPTPPYEQLRRQFVDLIWAGVLTPGDRLPPLRQLAADLGLAVGTVGRAYRELEAAGLVASRRGGGTRVLAARNSAVDRDRTLRQHAETFVRQARLLGADDDDVRAALSAALGQPSARH; translated from the coding sequence GTGACCGCCCGGCCGTCGGTGCGGGTGGTCACCACCGACCCCACGCCGCCCTACGAGCAGCTCCGCCGGCAGTTCGTCGACCTCATTTGGGCCGGCGTGCTGACCCCGGGCGACCGGCTGCCGCCGCTGCGACAGCTCGCGGCCGATCTGGGTCTCGCCGTCGGCACGGTGGGCCGCGCCTACCGCGAGCTGGAGGCGGCCGGGCTGGTCGCCTCCCGACGCGGCGGCGGCACCCGGGTGCTGGCCGCGAGGAACTCGGCGGTCGACCGCGACCGCACCCTGCGCCAGCACGCCGAGACCTTCGTCCGCCAGGCCCGCCTGCTCGGCGCCGATGACGACGACGTGCGCGCCGCGCTGTCGGCTGCCCTCGGCCAGCCGAGCGCGCGCCACTAG